The genomic window TGCGCTCTCACCAACTGAGCTACCCTGCCGCGTGCATCCGGTGGATGCTGCGAGCCCCGAGTCAGGATTGAACTGACGACCCCTTCCTTACCATGGAAGTGCTCTGCCACTGAGCTATCGGGGCGTGCTGCCTGCAAGCAGGCAACTAGAAGAGGATATCAGAGCCGCGGCGTGCTCTGAAACGCGAGCTCATCCCGCCGTGTGCTCGTGCATCCATTCCAGGGGGTCCACCTTCGTCGTCCCGTTCTGCCACACCTCGAAGTGCAGGTGCGCGCCGAACGAGTATCCCGTGTCGCCGACCGTGCCCAGCACGTCGCCCACCTTGACGGTGTCGCCCACCTTCACCCGGAGCGAGCCGTATTCCATGTGCGCGTAGTGGCTGGAAACGAGCTCGCCGTCGATGACGTGGTCCACGACGACGTGCACGCCGAACAAACCGCCGGCCTCAGTCGCGATGCGCACGGTGCCGTCGGCGATCGAGTGGATCTCCGCTCCGGCGCCCGGCACGAAGTCGACGCCGTGGTGCATGGAGCCGTCGCGCATCTGGAACCCCCAGGTGTAGGGCACGCCGACGGGGAACGGCCACTGCACGGGCGAGTTCGGGTTGTTCAGGAACGAGTTGTCGAAATTGCGAACGCCCGAGCCCGCCGCCAGGTCGGCCATCGTCGCGGTCGAGTACGTCTCGGAGCGTGCGAGGTCCACGCTCTCCGTGGAGGCCGATGAGACGAACGCCTGGATCTCCTCGTCTTCCCCTGCGGGGGAAGCAGCAGCCGCCAGCGACGTCGTTGCGGCGGCACCGGACGTGCGGTCGGCAACCGTCGTCAGCGCTCCGGCCGGGGTGGTCAGGCCGACCGCGAGCAGGCCGACCACGCTCATCGCTCCGAGGGACACGGATGCCGTCGCGAGCCGCCTGCGGGCCGACGCCCAGCGCGGCGCGCGTGCGGCGTCGACCGTGTCGACAACGGTCGCGGGGCGGGGACGCTGTGGCGCCACTGCGGTCGGCGCGGCATGCGCCACACCCTCGGAGCAGAACAGCTGCACCGCCCGTTCGAACGCGTCGGCCGCGAGCTCGCGCGACCCGGATGCACCACCCGCGTCGGACGCCCTGTCCGCGTCGCCGACGTGCACGGCGGGCGCTTCGGGGGCCATATTCGGCGCCGAGGTGTGCGCTGAGGGCGCGGACGGCCGCGAGGCTGCGCGACGGGCCCGCCGCGAGGTCGGGGCGGTGACCGTCGCCACCGTGCATGTCGTCGGGGTGGATGCCGCGGCGGACGACTCGGCGCCGTCGTGGACGTCGCCGATCACGGCGGCGGTGTTCGCCAGCGCGACCGGCAGCTGCGCGGCTGCGGCGGCGACCATGAAGACGGCCAGCTCCGCGGCCTGCGTCTGCGCGGCATCCGCCGTCGCGACCTCGGGCGAGCGCCCGCTCGGGGCGGCATCCCCTGCGGGGTTCGCTGCAGGGGCCTCATCGACGGGCGCCTTCTGCGCGTCGGCACGCTGGGCGGCGCGGCGGCGCAGCTCAGCGCGGGTCAGCGCGGGCTCCGGCTGCGGCGCAGGCGTGATGACGGTACGGCTGGAGCGGCGCAGAGGCGCGGCAACGGCCGTTGGGGCGTCGAGGGTCAAATCGGGGGCTCTCGGGTCGGCCGCTCGGGGGACGAGGGACGTCTTCGGGTGGGGGGTGACGTCACCTTTGTCATTCGGGTGAGAAAAGTAACGATCGGGTAAACACTACCCCGCCCAGACGTGGAATGCCAGGTCGCGTTCAGCCCGCTGCGGGAGTCGTCGCATTGTCCTCGTGGGTATCGGCGAAAATGATCGCCGAAAGCCTGGCAACGAGTTCGGCGTTGCCCGCGATCGTCATCTCTCGGGTGGGTGCGCCGCCCGGCGCCCCCGCGGCGACCCCGCCGGCCTCTTCGACCAGCAGGACCCCGGCGGCGTGGTCCCACGGGTGCAGTCCGCGCTCGAAGTATCCGTCCAGGCGCCCCGCGGCGACGTAAGCCAGATCGAGCGACGCCGCGCCGATGCGGCGGATGTCGCGCGCGAGCGGCATGACCCGCCCGAGCAGCTCGAGCTGAGCGGCGTGGGTGGCCGGGTCATAGCCGAATCCGGTGCCCAGCAGAGATCCCGCCGGATTCAGTACCCCGTTCACCTGCAGCCGCTGCCCTCCCACCCAGGCGCCCTCGCCGCGCACGACGTGGAACAGCTCGCCCAGCGCCGGGGCGTGGACCACCCCCGCGAGTGCCTGCCACGTACGGGGCTCGGGTCGGCCGGAGACCGCGGCGATGCTGACGGCGTAAGAGGGGATGCCGTAGGCGTAGTTCACGGTGCCGTCGATGGGATCCACGACCCACGTGATGCCGGTGCTGCCCTCGTCCGCCGCGCTCTCCTCGCCGAGGAACCCGTCCCCCGGCCGGGCGGCGGCGATCCGGTCCCGGATCAGGTTCTCCACCTCACGGTCGGCCTCGGTGACGATGTCGGCGAGCGCGGACTTGCTCGCCGCGATCGACACCCCCTGTTCTCGGCGTCGGCGCGCGAGCGCACCCGCCTCCTGGGCGATGTCGACGGCGAGTGCTCCCAGTTCCTGCTGCAGGCTCATGCGCTCCACGCTACGCGCACGCCGAGCGTCGCCTCTCTCACGTCAGGTCCGCGCACGTGTCGTCGACCGTCCGCGTGTCGGCCTCAAGGGCGCGGGGGCAGGGGCGGGCGCGGCGGCACCGGCGGGAAGCCGTCGGCGTCGGGCGCGGGAGCAGCGGCATCCTGCCCCTCGATCGTGGGCTGTTCGGCCGCTCGGGTCGACGGGCGCGTCTCTTCGGACGGCCGGTCGTCCTCGACCCCCGGCTGCTCGCGCAGCACCGCGCCCGCGGGCGCGTGATCCTCGGGCTGCGGCTGCGCCTGCTGCGGCGTCGGCCAGCCGGCGCTCTCCTCGGGGGCGGGCTGAGCGGTGTACCCCTCGTACGCCGGCGGCGGTGTGATCGCCTGCGGGCCGGGGGCTGCGGCGTAGTGCTGCTGCGCATAGGTGGGGTGACCGGTGTAGTACGCGTTCCAGTCGGGCGAGCCGTCGGGCATGACCGGCAGCGGCGTGAAGCCGTCGGCGTACGTGGGCCACTGCGGGACCTGCGGCTGCGCCTGCGCTGCAGCGTGGACCGCCGCCTTGGGACGCTCTCGCTTCGGCGCGAAGAGCACATTCACGAGCGGGACGAGCGCGGTGCCGACGGCCGCCAGAATGGCCAGGGCGACGACGATGCGCCAGTAGATCGCCTCGAAATCGAGGTAGTCCGACAGCATGAGCGGCACCACCAGCATGACGGCCAGGATGACGACGAGAGCGATGGTGACATACGTCACGATCGTGGTGAAGCTCGTCGTGTAGCGGGCGTGCGCCTTGGTGAACAGTCGCACGTGCAGCAGTGCCAACTGCAGGATCAACACGATCAGCAGGAATCGGAAGAACCGGTCGACCCCGACTCCGAAGTAGCGGTCCGGCTCCGGCATCCAGATCATGAACGCGCCGATCAGCAGCGTGACGACCCAGGTGGCCATGCTCGCCAGCGCGAACCAGGCCGGACGGCTGGGCGCCAGTCGGGCCTCGAGGATCGCGACGCCGGCGAAGCCCGCCAGCAGCAGGATGGTGAGGAACGCACGAGCGACGAGCCGCTCCTCCGGACCGAACAGCACCCAGACGACGCAGACGAGCGCCGCGGCGATCAGGGCGCCGATCGCGACCCAGATTGCGGCGCGCAGCAGCTTGGCGGAAGCGGGGCTGGTGATGGGCTGGGTCATCGTCGGTCCTCTCCCGCGGCGCGACACCGCGGCATCCCCCCATCCTGACATGCGACGAGCGCGCAGGCCACGAGACGTATAATGCCGCGCCCGGCGCGTGGGCGCATTCTCTCCGGCCGCCACGCCGTCGCGCAGCGCATAGGAAAGGGATAGAGTGTGGTCAGACCACAGGCCAGCTGCGTAGACGACAACTGCGAACTGACCCATCACGAAGGGATACATCATGTCCACAGTTGCGATCATCGGCGGCACCGGCCTTCTCGGGCGGGCCACGGCGCAGGAGCTGCTCGCGCACGGCTATGACGTGCTCTCGATCTCACTGCCACCCGAGACCGCTCACCCGCTCGAGGGCGTGCGCTACGTGTACTGCGACGTCGCCGCGGCATCCGACGACGAGCTGCTCGCGCTGCTCGACGGCGTCGACGCCGTCGCCTACGCCGCCGGTGTGGACGAGCGCGTCGCCCCGCAGGCGCCCGCGGCCGGCTTCTTCTACCGCGCGAACGTGCTGCCCACCCAGCGCATGGCGCGCCTGGCCCGGCAGTCCGGCGTGCGCTCGTTCGTCGTCTACGGCTCCTACTTCGCCGAGTTCGCCGAGCGCTGGCCCGAGCTCGGCCTGCGCGAGAACGCGGGCTACGTCCGCACCCGCCTGCTGCAGGAGCAGGTCGCCTTCCTCGAGGGCGACGGCGCAATGACGGTGACGTCGCTGCGCCTCCCCTGGATCTTCGGCACCATGCCCGACGCCGTGCCGCTGTGGAGCATGTTCCTGGCGATGGATGCCGCCGTCCCCGAGGACTCCCCCATCGCCGTGCCGGCCGGCGGAACCGTCATGATCACCACCGGCCAGGTGGCCAAGGCCGCACGCGGAGCGATCGAACGGGGCGAGCACGGCAAGACCTACGCGCTCGGCGGCATCAACATGACCTATGCGGACTTCCACCGCATGATCGCCGAGGAAGCGGGCATGGACCCGGCCCGCGTGACGCCCCTGCCTGCCGAGGCGTTCCTCCCCGGCATGACGGCGTACGACGAGGCCGAAGCCGCCCGCGGCATCGAGCACGGCATGCACCAGGCGGATGCCACCCGCGTGCAGGAGCGCTTCGCCTACATCGACCCGGAACCCGTGCAGGCGGCGCTCGGCTACGGGCCGGAGGATGTCGAGGCCGCGATCCGCGAGAGCCTGCGGGTGTGCGTGGCTTCGCGCACTCCGGTCGCCTGAGCCGCGCGACCGACTCCGGCCCACGGCATCCGCGCGGGCCGGAGTCGCGTTCGCGTCGACCACGCTGAGGGATCTACTGTCGCGAGCATGAGTTCCGTCGTCGTGCTGGGCAGCGCCAATCTCGATCTCGTGGTGCGTCAGCCGCGTCTCCCGCAGCCCGGGGAGACGATGTTCGGCTCGTCTTTCACGACCGTCCCCGGTGGCAAGGGACTCAATCAGGCGATAGCGGCAGCGCGGACCGGCGCCGAGGTCGTGTTTCTGGGAGCCGTCGGCCGCGACGCGTTCGGCACTCAGCTGCGCGAGGCGCTGCAGGCCGACGGGGTCGCGACCGAAGGGCTCATCGGCGTCGACGTGCCGACCGGCACCGCGCACATCGCCGTCCTGGGTGACGGTGAGAACTCCATCGTGATCGTGCCCGGCGCCAACGCCGCCGTGCGGCAGCTCGACAAGGCCTCCCGCGTCACCATCACACGTGCGCGCTACCTCGTCGCGCAGCTGGAGCGCCCGCTCGACCTTGTCTCCGAGGCGTTCGCCCTGGCGCGGGCGGCCGGCGTGCGCACCGTGCTGACGCCCGCACCCGCTCAGCCACTCGAGCCGCTGCTGCTGGAGAACACCGACATCCTCATTCCCAACTCCGGCGAGGCGTGCGCGCTCGCGGGGCTGGACGACGACCGCGATGCCGCCGCCGCGCTGAGCAGCATGGCGGGGCTCGTCGTCATGACACGCGGCCCGCGGGGCGCGACGGTCGCACAGGGCGGTGGCATCCTCTTCGACGTCGCGCCGCGCGTCGTCGAAGCGGTCGACACGACGGGCGCCGGCGACACGTTCGCCGGTGTGCTCGTCGCCCGGCTGAGTCTCGGTGAGTCGCTGGAGCGCGCACTGCATGCGGCGACGGTCGCCGCGTCGATCGCCGTCACGAGGCCGGGCGCCTCCACATCGATGCCGACCTGGACACAGGTCGAAGCGCTGCTCTGATCCTGCGCCGGAGGGGTCACCTATCGGGGGCGACGGCCCACTCGACGCTGCTGCTGACGTTCGGGGTCACGGTGCGAGACGATCAGGGCGACGGCGCCCACGACGGTCAGGACGATCCCCGTCACCAGAAGCGCCGTCGGCACCATGTCGGGACCGTAGACGACCTGCTCGCCTGAGGGCCTCGTGAACGAGCACGTGAGCCCGAGTGGGAAAAGCTGCCAGCTTCCCTCGACGGTGAGCGTGCGATCGAGGCCGAGCTCCACGTGCCGTTCGATGCACGCGCGCTCCTCGCCGACGGCGGCCGGCCCCCCATAGAAGCTCGCGATGAAGAGTCCGGTGAACACCCACCAGAGGATGAGGATGGGGAACACCACCGCTCGGACGGTTCGTCTTCGGTCCATCGCTCAGCCCCCTCTGCCCGGTAGGTCGACCGTACTGCATCGGCTGTCCGGGGGATCTCACGGACCTGCCGGCGTCTCGAAGGGAACCAGCTCACCCCGCCCGGAAGATGGCCCCGGAAATGACAGATGTCCCGCGACATATGAGACACATGTCGCGGGACATCACATCCGTGGCGAGTGAGGGATTCGAACCCCCGAAGGCTACGCCGGCTGATTTACAGTCAGATCCCTTTGGCCGCTTGGGTAACTCGCCAGGTGCGCACCCGACCGGCTTTTCCAGTCGATCGGAGGCGCGATTGTCTATCGTACCCGGTCGAGGCGGGTCGCCGAAATCGAGTCAGGCGGCGGTCTCGAGCACCCGCGCGACGAACGCCTCGGTGCGCTGGCGGGTGCCGTCGATGCGGCGGTCGACGCTCGCGCGGATCTCGCTCGGAGCAAGCGGGGCAGCCAACCGTACGTTCTCGTGGCACGACAGATCGGCGCAGATATAGGTGCCGATGCTGTCGCCGTGGGCGCCGGCATCCCCCGCCTTCCGAGCGGTGAACAGCGTCACCTGGTTGGCGGGCTGCATCGTGTGGCACAGGTTGCACATGGCCGACCGCGCCCGGCTCGAGCCGTCCGCCGCGCGCAGCACCACGCCGGCCAGCTGACCCTCGACTTCGGCCACCACGTACCCGCGACTGCGTGTGCGCGGGTCGCGCCACGCATAGAAGTCGAGGTGGTCCCAGTCGGCGAACAGGAAGTCGGCTGGCACGGCCACCAGCCGCAGGTCGTCGGGGCCGGCGTTGACGAACGCGGCGCGCAGTTCGTCCTCGGTGAGGGCACGCATGGATGCCAGTCTACGAACGCACGTCGGTCGCGACACCCTCCCTGGGCACAGCGGATGCCGCCGATCGCCGGTCTCGGATGAGGAAGCCGAATCCGAAGGCGATGAAGAACATCAGCACGCCGTACACCGCGGCAGGCAGGCTCAGCTCCATCGAACCGAGCACGGTCTGGGCGATGACGATCGCGAGGGTGGCGTTGTGGATGCCGATCTCGAACGACGACGCGACCGCCTGGCGCTTGCCCACTTTGAGCAGCCGCGGCACGACGTATCCCACCGCGAGGCTCACGAGGCAGAACAGCACGGTGATGAGCGCGAGACTCGCGACGTTCTCGATGAGAAGGTCCCAGTTGGATGCCACGGCTCCGGCGATCACCACGATCAGAACCACCACCGAGACGATGCGCACCGGCTTGTCCATGCCGTCGGCGAAACGCGGCCACACGCGCCGCACGAGCATGCCGGCGGCCACCGGCAGCAGCACGATCGCGAACACCTCCGCCGTCTTGCCCCATTGCATGCCCAGCTCTCCGTCGAACGGATCGAAGTAGGCGATGGCGAGGTTCGTGATGACCGGCAGGGTCACCACCGCGATGACGGAGTTGATCGCCGTCAGCGAGATGTTGAGGGCGATGTCGCCGCGGAAGAG from Microbacterium sp. zg-Y625 includes these protein-coding regions:
- a CDS encoding M23 family metallopeptidase; protein product: MTLDAPTAVAAPLRRSSRTVITPAPQPEPALTRAELRRRAAQRADAQKAPVDEAPAANPAGDAAPSGRSPEVATADAAQTQAAELAVFMVAAAAAQLPVALANTAAVIGDVHDGAESSAAASTPTTCTVATVTAPTSRRARRAASRPSAPSAHTSAPNMAPEAPAVHVGDADRASDAGGASGSRELAADAFERAVQLFCSEGVAHAAPTAVAPQRPRPATVVDTVDAARAPRWASARRRLATASVSLGAMSVVGLLAVGLTTPAGALTTVADRTSGAAATTSLAAAASPAGEDEEIQAFVSSASTESVDLARSETYSTATMADLAAGSGVRNFDNSFLNNPNSPVQWPFPVGVPYTWGFQMRDGSMHHGVDFVPGAGAEIHSIADGTVRIATEAGGLFGVHVVVDHVIDGELVSSHYAHMEYGSLRVKVGDTVKVGDVLGTVGDTGYSFGAHLHFEVWQNGTTKVDPLEWMHEHTAG
- a CDS encoding inositol monophosphatase family protein, whose translation is MSLQQELGALAVDIAQEAGALARRRREQGVSIAASKSALADIVTEADREVENLIRDRIAAARPGDGFLGEESAADEGSTGITWVVDPIDGTVNYAYGIPSYAVSIAAVSGRPEPRTWQALAGVVHAPALGELFHVVRGEGAWVGGQRLQVNGVLNPAGSLLGTGFGYDPATHAAQLELLGRVMPLARDIRRIGAASLDLAYVAAGRLDGYFERGLHPWDHAAGVLLVEEAGGVAAGAPGGAPTREMTIAGNAELVARLSAIIFADTHEDNATTPAAG
- a CDS encoding NAD-dependent epimerase/dehydratase family protein, with the translated sequence MSTVAIIGGTGLLGRATAQELLAHGYDVLSISLPPETAHPLEGVRYVYCDVAAASDDELLALLDGVDAVAYAAGVDERVAPQAPAAGFFYRANVLPTQRMARLARQSGVRSFVVYGSYFAEFAERWPELGLRENAGYVRTRLLQEQVAFLEGDGAMTVTSLRLPWIFGTMPDAVPLWSMFLAMDAAVPEDSPIAVPAGGTVMITTGQVAKAARGAIERGEHGKTYALGGINMTYADFHRMIAEEAGMDPARVTPLPAEAFLPGMTAYDEAEAARGIEHGMHQADATRVQERFAYIDPEPVQAALGYGPEDVEAAIRESLRVCVASRTPVA
- a CDS encoding ribokinase, producing MSSVVVLGSANLDLVVRQPRLPQPGETMFGSSFTTVPGGKGLNQAIAAARTGAEVVFLGAVGRDAFGTQLREALQADGVATEGLIGVDVPTGTAHIAVLGDGENSIVIVPGANAAVRQLDKASRVTITRARYLVAQLERPLDLVSEAFALARAAGVRTVLTPAPAQPLEPLLLENTDILIPNSGEACALAGLDDDRDAAAALSSMAGLVVMTRGPRGATVAQGGGILFDVAPRVVEAVDTTGAGDTFAGVLVARLSLGESLERALHAATVAASIAVTRPGASTSMPTWTQVEALL
- a CDS encoding FBP domain-containing protein → MRALTEDELRAAFVNAGPDDLRLVAVPADFLFADWDHLDFYAWRDPRTRSRGYVVAEVEGQLAGVVLRAADGSSRARSAMCNLCHTMQPANQVTLFTARKAGDAGAHGDSIGTYICADLSCHENVRLAAPLAPSEIRASVDRRIDGTRQRTEAFVARVLETAA
- a CDS encoding bile acid:sodium symporter family protein, with amino-acid sequence MGSALTTIGLPVALGIIMFGLGLSLTLRDFARVAKQPKAVIVALACQLVLLPAICFGLVLLFRLPPVLAVGMMMLAASPGGTTANLYSHLFRGDIALNISLTAINSVIAVVTLPVITNLAIAYFDPFDGELGMQWGKTAEVFAIVLLPVAAGMLVRRVWPRFADGMDKPVRIVSVVVLIVVIAGAVASNWDLLIENVASLALITVLFCLVSLAVGYVVPRLLKVGKRQAVASSFEIGIHNATLAIVIAQTVLGSMELSLPAAVYGVLMFFIAFGFGFLIRDRRSAASAVPREGVATDVRS